GTATCCCTGCATCACCCCGGGGCGCCTTGTGCCATGCTGCATGCGCCTCGTGGATTCTTCCTTCCTCAGATTCGGGTCCCTGGTCCTCGCCGGACTCCTTGCTCCGGGCGCGTTCGCGGCTGAGCCGACGCGTGAGGAACAGGTGCGCGCGGAGCTGGAACGCCAGCTGCGCGACATGGTCCCCGAGTCCCCTTCCGAAGTGCAGGTGCTCTTCGCGGGCTTCAAGCCCGAGGACGGCTACCGGCTCGTGGAGACCGACTTCCTCCTGGATGGCGAACCGCTCGCCGTCCCGGGGCTGGAGGAGCTCAACGCGCCCGGCGTCCACCGGCTCGCGGTCCTGAAGGTCGAACCCGGCGAGCACACCCTCGTCTCGCGCGTCACGTACACCAACGGCTCCTGGAGCCTGTTCAGCGAGACCAACGGCTTCCTCTGGAAGATCACCGCCTCCGTCGGCTTCCAGACCCAGCGCGGCCTGCGCGTCGTGGTGAAGGCGTCCCCCAGCGTCGTGCCCAACGCGCCGGATCCGCGCCTCAAGCTCAAGCTCACCCACGCCGTCACCGCGGAGATGATCAAGCCTCCGCAGGACGAGCCCGCCGTCGTCACCGCGCCGCCGCCCGTGAAGCCCGCGCCCGTGGATGCCGGCGCCCCGGTGAAGGTCGTCCAGCCCACGCCGCCGCTGGACGCGGGCGTGAAGCCCACGACGACTGTCGTCTCGGTGACGCCGCCCGTGGAGCGCCCGCCGGTGGCGCCCAGCCGCCTGCGCCTCCAGGTGACGTCGAAGAAGCCCACCTCCGCCACCGCCTTCGTGCGCGGCACGGGCGAGCCCCTGAAGCTCACCGTGCCCGGCAAGAAGCCGCAGGACGTGCCCCTGTCCGCGGGCGCGTACACCGTGGACCTCATCGCCGACGGCTTCCTCGCGCAGACGCGCCAGGTGGAGCTGGCCGCCGGGGCGGACTCGTCGCTCGCCTTCGCGCTGGTGCCCGCGCCCAAGGCCGCCAAGGCCGCCAAGGTGCAGGAGGGCCGCATCGAGCTGCCCGACCCCCTGAGCTTCGATGAGAAGAAGCCCGTGCCCGCCAAGGCCACGCTCGCGGGCCTGGACCTGGCGGTGGACCTGCTGGTGCGCGACCCGAAGGCCCGCCTGCGCGTCGAGGGCCACACCGACTCGCGCGAGGTCCCCGAGCCCGCGCGCCAGAGCCTCTCCGACGCCCGCGCCCGCGCCGTGGCCGACATGCTCGTCCGCGCCGGCGTGGCCCCGTCCCGAGTGGAGGCCGTGGGCCTGGGCGACCGCAATCCCAAGGCCCCCAACCTGATTCCTCGCGGACGTGAGCTCAACCGCCGCGTGGAGCTGGTGCTGCTGCGTCCCTGAGCCTTGAGGTTGCTGGAGGCCTCCTCTAGCGTCCCGGGCGTTCTTCGCTGAAGGGACGCGCGATGCCTCGCTACGAGTTCACGGAAGGCAGCTCCAGCAAGTTCTGGGAGATCACCCTGGAGGGCACCACGCTGACCAAGCGCTGGGGCCGCATCGGCACCGACGGCCAGGAGAAGGTCGAGGAGTTCGACTCCAAGGCGGAGGCGAAGAAGGCCTACGAAGCGCAGGTCCACGAGAAGGTGCGCAAGGGCTACACGCTCGCCGAGAGCGGGGACAGCGACGGAGGGGAGGCCACCGCCGAGTCCGCCGTCAACCCGGACCTGGAGGCCGCCATCCTCGCGAAGCCCGACGACGCGAAGGGCTACCTCGCGTACGCCGAATGGCTCAAGGGCGAGGGAGACCCGCGCGCCGAGCTTATCCTCCTCCAGCACTCCGCGCTGGAGGCGCCCGCAGCCACGCGCAAGAAGGTGGCGAAGCTCATCGAGGATCACGCCAACGAGCTCCTGGGTGAGTCACTGACGGAGGCCGTCTCCGACGAGACCCTCAAGCTCGAGTGGCACCTGGGCTTCATCCGCGAGGCCCGGCTGGGACAGGTGGACTACGACTCCTCGGCGAACATCCCGGACCTGCTGGCCGAGCTGCTGGCCCATCCGTCCGCGCGGTTCCTGAGCCGCCTGACTCTGGGCATGGCCAACTTCGACGGCGAGAACGATTACGACGAAACGCTGGAGGTGCTCGCGAAGGCGAAGCCCGCGCCGCCGTTGCGCTCGCTGTTCATCGGCGACTTCGAGTTCCCGGACGAGACGGAGATCTCCTGGACGCAGGTGGGCGACCTCAAGCCGCTCTACAAGGTCTATCCCCAGCTCCAGGAGCTGCGCGTGCGCGGCGGTGAGATCGGGTTCGGGAAGATCGACCTGCCGGAGCTGCGGTCGTTCACCGTGGAGACGGGTGGCCTTCACCAGGGCTCGGTGAAGGAGATCGTGAAGGCGAAGTGGCCGAAGCTGGAGTCGCTGGAGGTCTGGTTCGGCCAGGAGAACTACGGCGCGAGCGGCGGGGTGAAGGACCTCAAGCCGCTGCTCGACGCGGAGGGCGTGCCGGCC
The sequence above is a segment of the Corallococcus exiguus genome. Coding sequences within it:
- a CDS encoding OmpA family protein, translating into MRAELERQLRDMVPESPSEVQVLFAGFKPEDGYRLVETDFLLDGEPLAVPGLEELNAPGVHRLAVLKVEPGEHTLVSRVTYTNGSWSLFSETNGFLWKITASVGFQTQRGLRVVVKASPSVVPNAPDPRLKLKLTHAVTAEMIKPPQDEPAVVTAPPPVKPAPVDAGAPVKVVQPTPPLDAGVKPTTTVVSVTPPVERPPVAPSRLRLQVTSKKPTSATAFVRGTGEPLKLTVPGKKPQDVPLSAGAYTVDLIADGFLAQTRQVELAAGADSSLAFALVPAPKAAKAAKVQEGRIELPDPLSFDEKKPVPAKATLAGLDLAVDLLVRDPKARLRVEGHTDSREVPEPARQSLSDARARAVADMLVRAGVAPSRVEAVGLGDRNPKAPNLIPRGRELNRRVELVLLRP
- a CDS encoding WGR domain-containing protein: MPRYEFTEGSSSKFWEITLEGTTLTKRWGRIGTDGQEKVEEFDSKAEAKKAYEAQVHEKVRKGYTLAESGDSDGGEATAESAVNPDLEAAILAKPDDAKGYLAYAEWLKGEGDPRAELILLQHSALEAPAATRKKVAKLIEDHANELLGESLTEAVSDETLKLEWHLGFIREARLGQVDYDSSANIPDLLAELLAHPSARFLSRLTLGMANFDGENDYDETLEVLAKAKPAPPLRSLFIGDFEFPDETEISWTQVGDLKPLYKVYPQLQELRVRGGEIGFGKIDLPELRSFTVETGGLHQGSVKEIVKAKWPKLESLEVWFGQENYGASGGVKDLKPLLDAEGVPALRKLGLRNSEFTDELCAVLPKSKILAQIEELDLSMGTMSDTGADTLAQNAKAFGHLKALDVTQNFLTKAGQKTVANVAKSVASGNQRTPYDEESRYAAVGE